One region of Micromonospora ureilytica genomic DNA includes:
- a CDS encoding alpha-galactosidase gives MTAEAGQRWTLRGTHTEYTVRVPAHGRWLELVAWGPHGVSDGPSPVAYDGPVPFLTAGDAAPIEYATDADRPFTGTDLVIETSNGQRRVGFVHTDARIDADQRELAVEFADPVTGLRATVHYRVPVGTDVVQRWVELTNDGTDALRVVRAGSGGFCVPTPHGALLSHQWGQWSQEFQLAHVELGHGTFSIGSSQGVPGHLHVPWLAVRDTAEPAGPAWGMALAWTGSWEISAERDTGGLTRVRVGRQLVDGPLEVAAGERLTLPVVTGAYSPDGLDGLARVWHTHQRLLAGERLTGRPVLYNSWEATYFAVEAQSQLALARIAAELGVETFVVDDGWFVGRNDDTAGLGDWRPDPAKFPAGFDAFIADVRALGLNFGLWVEPECVNPKSSLYAEHPDWVYSVDGRPLTPVRNQYLLDLGRPEVAEFVHSTVDGLLRRYDIDYLKWDFNRPRTEPGRSGGMGPLDLDGAHVANLHRIYERLRRDHPGVLIEACAGGGARTDLAMAARADVFWPSDNTGPLDRLAIQYGFLHANAPHLLSSWVTDAPGLFDSRPRSLAFRFVLAMAGVLGIGADIRAWTPAERAEAAGWIARYKEIRDVVTHGEVHLIGGPDQARCAVQYTAPDESRVVVLAWHTGRLDGAGLLPSRPARLPLRGLDPTARYSHGDRHYSGSHLAAVGLPVQWSATHDADLIVLTRD, from the coding sequence GTGACCGCCGAGGCCGGGCAGCGCTGGACGCTGCGGGGCACGCACACCGAGTACACAGTGCGGGTGCCCGCGCACGGTCGCTGGCTGGAACTTGTCGCGTGGGGGCCGCACGGCGTCTCCGACGGGCCCTCGCCGGTCGCCTACGACGGCCCGGTCCCGTTCCTCACCGCCGGGGACGCGGCCCCCATCGAGTACGCCACCGACGCCGACCGCCCGTTCACAGGCACCGACCTGGTGATCGAGACCTCGAACGGGCAGCGCCGGGTGGGCTTCGTGCACACCGACGCGCGGATCGACGCCGACCAGCGTGAGCTGGCCGTCGAGTTCGCCGACCCGGTCACCGGGCTGCGTGCCACAGTGCACTACCGGGTGCCCGTCGGCACCGACGTGGTGCAGCGGTGGGTCGAGCTGACCAACGACGGCACCGACGCGCTGCGGGTGGTCCGGGCCGGATCGGGCGGGTTCTGCGTACCGACGCCGCACGGCGCGCTGCTCAGCCACCAGTGGGGGCAATGGTCGCAGGAGTTCCAGCTCGCCCACGTCGAGCTGGGCCACGGCACGTTCAGCATCGGCAGCTCCCAAGGCGTACCCGGGCATCTGCACGTGCCCTGGCTGGCCGTGCGCGACACCGCAGAGCCGGCCGGTCCGGCGTGGGGGATGGCTCTGGCCTGGACCGGCTCGTGGGAGATCAGCGCCGAGCGGGACACCGGCGGCCTGACCCGGGTACGGGTCGGCCGTCAGCTGGTCGACGGCCCGCTGGAGGTTGCCGCGGGCGAGCGGCTGACCCTGCCGGTGGTCACCGGGGCGTACAGCCCGGACGGCCTGGACGGGCTGGCCCGGGTCTGGCACACCCACCAGCGGTTGTTGGCCGGGGAGCGGCTCACCGGACGCCCGGTGCTCTACAACTCCTGGGAGGCGACGTACTTCGCCGTCGAGGCACAGAGCCAGCTCGCGCTCGCCCGGATCGCCGCCGAGCTGGGCGTGGAGACGTTCGTCGTGGACGACGGCTGGTTCGTCGGCCGCAACGACGACACCGCCGGGCTGGGCGACTGGAGGCCCGACCCGGCGAAGTTCCCGGCCGGGTTCGACGCGTTCATCGCCGACGTCCGCGCGCTCGGGCTGAACTTCGGGCTCTGGGTCGAACCGGAGTGCGTCAACCCGAAGTCGTCCCTGTACGCCGAGCACCCGGACTGGGTCTACTCCGTCGACGGGCGGCCCCTCACCCCGGTCCGCAACCAGTACCTGCTCGACCTGGGTCGGCCGGAGGTCGCCGAGTTCGTCCACTCCACAGTCGACGGCCTGCTGCGCCGGTACGACATCGACTACCTGAAGTGGGACTTCAACAGGCCGCGTACCGAGCCGGGCCGGTCCGGCGGGATGGGCCCGCTCGACCTGGACGGCGCGCACGTCGCCAACCTGCACCGGATCTACGAGCGGTTGCGTCGGGACCACCCAGGGGTGCTGATCGAGGCGTGCGCCGGCGGGGGCGCGCGGACCGACCTGGCGATGGCCGCCCGGGCCGACGTCTTCTGGCCCAGCGACAACACCGGGCCGCTGGACCGGCTGGCCATCCAGTACGGCTTCCTGCACGCCAACGCCCCGCACCTGCTCAGCTCCTGGGTCACCGACGCTCCCGGCCTGTTCGACAGTCGCCCCCGGTCGCTGGCGTTCCGGTTCGTCCTGGCGATGGCAGGTGTGCTCGGCATCGGCGCGGACATCCGGGCGTGGACCCCGGCCGAGCGGGCCGAGGCGGCCGGCTGGATCGCCCGCTACAAGGAGATCCGGGACGTCGTCACGCACGGCGAGGTGCACCTGATCGGCGGCCCCGACCAGGCCCGCTGTGCGGTGCAGTACACCGCGCCGGACGAGAGCCGGGTGGTCGTGCTGGCCTGGCACACCGGCCGGCTCGACGGGGCCGGGCTGCTTCCGTCCCGCCCGGCCCGGTTGCCCCTGCGCGGCCTCGACCCGACGGCCCGCTACTCGCACGGCGATCGGCACTACTCCGGCAGCCACCTCGCCGCCGTCGGCCTGCCCGTGCAGTGGAGCGCGACCCACGACGCCGACCTCATCGTGCTGACCCGCGACTGA
- a CDS encoding winged helix-turn-helix transcriptional regulator, which produces MAGKIRLEDRECPLSSALGHVGEWWTLLILHDAFDGYTRFDQFQANLGVSSSILTSRLKTLTGQGLLERRRYQTRPDRYEYVLTDLGRSLRPVVVALAAWGNSRLDPSERSMILVDRTTGVEADPVIVDRNTGRPLDDADFVFAAGPAASETMRKRYEHIPTRAAAHRP; this is translated from the coding sequence GTGGCCGGAAAGATCCGCTTGGAGGACCGCGAATGCCCGCTGTCCAGCGCGCTGGGCCACGTGGGCGAGTGGTGGACGCTGCTGATCCTGCACGACGCCTTCGACGGCTACACCCGGTTCGATCAGTTCCAGGCCAACCTGGGCGTCTCGTCCAGCATCCTGACCAGCCGGCTCAAGACCCTCACCGGTCAGGGGTTGCTGGAACGTCGCCGTTACCAGACCAGGCCCGACCGCTACGAGTACGTCCTCACCGACCTCGGCCGCAGCCTGCGGCCCGTCGTCGTCGCCCTCGCCGCCTGGGGCAACTCACGCCTCGACCCGAGCGAGCGCAGCATGATCCTCGTCGACCGGACCACCGGGGTGGAGGCCGACCCGGTGATCGTGGACCGCAACACCGGTCGCCCGCTCGACGACGCCGACTTCGTGTTCGCCGCCGGCCCGGCCGCCAGCGAGACCATGCGCAAGCGCTACGAGCACATCCCCACCCGGGCGGCCGCGCACCGGCCCTGA
- a CDS encoding winged helix-turn-helix transcriptional regulator: MEDLRDDRDSWTSENCSVARAMDIVGSRSTVLIMREALLGTRRFDDFVRRVGVGEPAMAARLKEMVTAGLLERFPYREPGQRTRHEYQLTHKGRELLPVITALRNWGDTWAATDTGPSIVATHHDCGEPIRAVLRCAAGHEIADGDIDIIAGPGLVRRD; encoded by the coding sequence ATGGAGGACCTACGAGACGATCGCGACTCCTGGACGAGCGAGAACTGCTCGGTGGCCCGGGCGATGGACATCGTGGGCAGCAGGTCGACGGTCCTGATCATGCGCGAGGCCCTGCTCGGCACACGCCGCTTCGACGACTTCGTCCGCCGAGTCGGCGTCGGCGAGCCCGCCATGGCCGCCCGACTCAAGGAGATGGTCACCGCCGGGCTGCTCGAACGATTCCCCTACCGGGAGCCGGGGCAGCGCACCCGCCACGAGTACCAACTCACCCACAAGGGCCGCGAACTCCTGCCCGTCATCACCGCACTGCGCAACTGGGGCGACACCTGGGCCGCCACCGACACCGGCCCGTCCATCGTCGCCACCCACCACGACTGCGGCGAGCCGATCCGCGCGGTTCTCCGCTGCGCCGCCGGCCACGAGATAGCGGACGGCGACATCGACATCATCGCCGGCCCGGGCCTCGTCCGGCGCGACTGA
- a CDS encoding nuclear transport factor 2 family protein produces MTATQAAPAIIRRYFELAGQPDSEDYFALFAEDAVVEDESTEHRGIEAIRQWRRAVPLVSYEITDVEDTPAGTVVTATITGDFPGSPFAGLRYRFSDYDDSAIRMLRIAP; encoded by the coding sequence ATGACCGCCACCCAGGCCGCGCCGGCCATCATTCGCCGCTACTTCGAGCTCGCCGGCCAGCCCGATTCCGAGGACTACTTCGCCCTTTTCGCCGAGGACGCCGTGGTCGAGGACGAGTCGACCGAACACCGGGGCATTGAGGCGATCCGCCAGTGGCGCCGTGCCGTGCCGCTGGTGTCGTACGAGATCACCGACGTCGAGGACACTCCCGCCGGCACCGTCGTGACGGCGACGATCACCGGCGACTTCCCCGGCAGCCCGTTCGCCGGCCTCCGGTACCGCTTCAGCGACTACGACGACAGCGCGATCCGGATGCTGCGCATCGCGCCCTGA
- a CDS encoding helix-turn-helix domain-containing protein — MDATNPLGDFLRARREQTRPEDVGLGPGVGLRRVPGLRREEVAMLAGISADYYLRLEQGRERHPSVQVLDALAGVLGLDPEATAYMIGLSRTRSRRAARPAVERVPASILHLLRQLSMPAFVQNRYLDILASNSMARALSPNLAPGANRLRAVFLDQAERELFRDWRQAMQSVVGQMRADSGGATDDPRLTALVGELSLKSDCFRQLWARHEVRRREGIVSRLHHPEVGDLDLYCDKLAVAGADGQLLVIYHAEPGTESARSLALLGSIAASTADHVADSVRPGDSARLYPLE; from the coding sequence ATGGACGCAACGAACCCGCTCGGCGACTTCCTACGTGCCCGCCGGGAGCAGACCCGGCCCGAGGACGTCGGGTTGGGCCCGGGCGTGGGCCTGCGCCGGGTGCCAGGGCTGCGGCGCGAGGAGGTGGCGATGCTGGCCGGTATCAGCGCCGACTACTACCTCCGGTTGGAGCAGGGTCGCGAGCGGCACCCTTCGGTGCAGGTCCTCGACGCCCTGGCCGGAGTGCTGGGACTGGATCCGGAGGCGACCGCGTACATGATCGGGTTGAGCCGTACGCGGTCGCGGCGGGCGGCCCGACCGGCCGTCGAGCGAGTGCCGGCCAGCATCCTGCACCTGCTGCGGCAGCTCTCCATGCCGGCCTTCGTGCAGAATCGCTACCTCGACATCCTGGCCTCGAACTCGATGGCGAGGGCACTGTCGCCGAATCTCGCCCCCGGCGCCAACCGACTCCGCGCGGTGTTCCTGGACCAGGCCGAGCGGGAGCTGTTCCGCGACTGGCGGCAGGCGATGCAGAGCGTGGTGGGGCAGATGCGTGCCGACTCGGGCGGGGCCACCGACGACCCGCGGTTGACGGCGCTGGTGGGGGAGCTGTCACTCAAGAGCGACTGCTTTCGGCAGCTGTGGGCGCGCCACGAGGTGCGTCGACGGGAGGGCATCGTCAGTCGGCTGCACCATCCTGAGGTGGGTGACCTCGACCTGTACTGCGACAAGCTCGCGGTGGCGGGCGCCGACGGGCAGCTGCTGGTGATCTACCACGCCGAGCCCGGTACGGAGTCCGCCCGCTCGTTGGCGCTGCTCGGCTCGATCGCCGCCAGCACTGCTGACCACGTGGCGGACAGCGTCCGTCCCGGTGACTCGGCCCGCCTCTATCCGCTGGAGTGA
- a CDS encoding oxidoreductase: MSENLPGGALTPADGLTLSRMGYGAMQLAGPGVFGPPRDRKQALAVLREAVDLGVRHIDTSDFYGPVVVNDLIREALFPYPEDLHLVTKVGARRGADRSWIPALEPDDLKAQVRENLEHLGLDVLDVVNLRVGMAEGAGDAPLGAQFAALAELRQEGLIRHLGLSNVTLAQLTEAQAIAPVVTVQNLYNLANRQDDALVDRCAEENIAFAAFFPLGGFTPLQSDTLDGVAARLGASPQQVALAWLLQRSPTTVLIPGTSSVAHLRENMAAADLKLPADAIAELDALAPSA, encoded by the coding sequence ATGAGCGAGAACCTTCCCGGCGGTGCCCTCACCCCCGCTGACGGCCTCACCCTGAGCCGAATGGGCTACGGGGCGATGCAGCTGGCCGGGCCCGGTGTCTTCGGCCCGCCCCGCGACCGCAAGCAGGCGCTGGCCGTGCTCCGTGAGGCCGTCGACTTGGGCGTCCGACACATCGACACCAGCGACTTCTACGGGCCCGTGGTGGTCAACGATCTGATCCGCGAGGCGCTGTTCCCGTACCCCGAGGATCTGCACCTGGTCACCAAGGTCGGCGCGCGACGTGGCGCCGACCGCTCCTGGATCCCGGCTCTGGAGCCGGACGACCTCAAGGCCCAGGTACGGGAAAACCTGGAGCACCTCGGTCTGGACGTTCTCGACGTGGTCAACCTGCGGGTCGGCATGGCGGAGGGCGCCGGCGACGCGCCGCTCGGGGCGCAGTTCGCCGCCCTGGCGGAGCTGCGACAGGAGGGGCTGATCCGGCACCTCGGGCTCAGCAACGTCACGCTCGCCCAGCTCACCGAGGCCCAGGCCATCGCGCCGGTGGTCACCGTGCAGAACCTCTACAACCTCGCCAACCGGCAGGACGACGCCCTTGTCGACAGGTGCGCGGAGGAGAACATCGCGTTCGCGGCGTTCTTCCCGCTCGGCGGGTTCACGCCGTTGCAGTCCGACACGCTCGACGGCGTGGCCGCCCGGCTGGGTGCCTCACCGCAGCAGGTCGCCCTCGCCTGGCTGCTCCAGCGGTCCCCCACCACCGTGCTGATCCCCGGCACCTCCAGCGTGGCGCACCTGCGGGAGAACATGGCGGCGGCCGACCTGAAGCTGCCGGCCGACGCGATCGCGGAGTTGGACGCGTTGGCTCCTAGCGCCTAG
- a CDS encoding MFS transporter, which yields MTTSTTAPTPSGAAATDRSAFRGSRPVTLIAMCLGAMITFLQITATVSALTTIQRDLGVDPTTLVWIPSAYTLMVASVVLSAATLGSRYGRKRMFGAGVVAMILGAAVVAGAPSVAWVIVGQLVAGLGGALILPNSLAILGATFTDPHRRTEVITAWSAASGIGLAIGPLIAGFLLRHYQWHSVYLSTIALGLITLVVAVVGVAESRPSAARLDVPGLLLGTVAIAAAVYALIQGGKVGHTNPVVSAAWVVAAVALVAFVLVELRTSAPMLDVRLFRSASFSAVMVVGAVSLFGFTGVAILLVLFHERAQALSPLDTGWRMLVLFGAYVLVAFGAGRAIRRTGFKAPLTLGLVLGAVASFALANQGPTTSFGHRWALFALFGAASGLVVAPATAAALASVAPDQAGMASGAVNAARQVGSVLGSSVLGTLLTTTMVADLPDRLAAHQVGEPTSTAVQAAVASGANGDQPLPEPVRAAIAEALTSGVQAGLRINGIVFLVTAVLALTLIRNRPHQH from the coding sequence GTGACCACCAGCACCACGGCCCCGACCCCGTCCGGAGCGGCCGCCACCGACCGCTCAGCCTTCCGCGGCTCCCGCCCGGTGACCCTGATCGCCATGTGCCTGGGCGCGATGATCACGTTCCTGCAGATCACCGCGACGGTCTCCGCGTTGACCACGATCCAGCGGGACCTGGGGGTCGACCCCACCACTCTGGTCTGGATCCCCAGCGCCTACACCCTGATGGTGGCGAGCGTCGTGCTGTCCGCGGCCACCCTGGGCAGCCGCTACGGGCGTAAGCGCATGTTCGGTGCCGGGGTCGTCGCGATGATCCTGGGCGCAGCCGTCGTGGCCGGCGCTCCGAGCGTCGCGTGGGTGATCGTCGGGCAGTTGGTCGCCGGCCTCGGTGGGGCACTGATCCTGCCGAACAGCCTGGCGATCCTCGGCGCGACCTTCACCGACCCGCACCGACGGACCGAGGTCATCACCGCGTGGTCGGCGGCGTCCGGCATCGGGCTCGCGATCGGCCCACTCATCGCCGGCTTCCTGCTACGGCACTACCAGTGGCACAGCGTCTACCTGTCGACGATCGCGCTGGGCCTGATCACCCTCGTCGTCGCCGTCGTCGGGGTGGCCGAGTCCCGGCCGAGCGCCGCCCGTCTCGACGTGCCCGGCCTGCTGCTGGGCACCGTCGCCATCGCGGCCGCCGTCTACGCGCTGATCCAGGGCGGCAAGGTCGGCCACACCAACCCGGTGGTGTCGGCGGCCTGGGTCGTCGCGGCCGTCGCGCTTGTCGCGTTCGTGCTGGTCGAGCTGCGGACCAGCGCGCCAATGCTCGACGTACGGCTGTTCCGGTCCGCGTCGTTCAGCGCTGTCATGGTCGTCGGCGCGGTGTCGCTGTTCGGTTTCACCGGCGTGGCGATCCTGCTGGTCCTCTTCCACGAACGCGCCCAGGCGCTCAGCCCGCTGGATACCGGCTGGCGGATGCTGGTGCTGTTCGGCGCCTACGTGCTGGTCGCCTTCGGTGCCGGTCGCGCGATCCGTCGTACCGGATTCAAAGCGCCGTTGACCCTCGGCCTGGTCCTCGGTGCGGTGGCGAGCTTCGCTCTGGCGAACCAGGGGCCGACCACGTCGTTCGGTCACCGCTGGGCGTTGTTCGCGTTGTTCGGGGCGGCCAGCGGGCTGGTGGTCGCCCCGGCGACGGCGGCGGCGTTGGCCAGCGTCGCGCCCGACCAGGCCGGCATGGCCTCGGGGGCGGTCAACGCCGCCCGGCAGGTCGGCTCGGTGCTCGGTTCGTCAGTGCTCGGCACGCTGCTCACCACCACGATGGTGGCCGACCTGCCGGACCGACTCGCCGCGCACCAGGTCGGCGAACCCACCAGTACCGCCGTGCAGGCGGCGGTGGCCTCCGGCGCCAACGGCGACCAGCCGCTGCCCGAACCGGTCCGGGCGGCGATCGCCGAGGCACTGACCTCCGGTGTCCAGGCCGGGTTGCGGATCAACGGCATCGTCTTCCTGGTCACCGCCGTGCTCGCGCTCACCCTCATCCGCAACCGGCCGCACCAGCACTAG
- a CDS encoding HNH endonuclease signature motif containing protein, which produces MVEELAQADDVVAACVDAPAWPLPEHDLIAALDAAHRLQQRLAAVTLTLIREIDGRGTAHTQGASSTAVWLRERLRLTVPAARRLIDLATALDTGNPGIRQALADGAISQDQARVIADTVDTVSTSADAVTADKAVGVLVGWAAQFDPTHLRKLGTRILDHVAPDIADAAAQAALDAEARRATRDRHLTLSEQTDGRLRLTGTLDAETASLLRAAIDPLSAPSGPDDQRSAAQRRHDALADLCRLTLRTTELPEHGGDPAQIVVTTSYDGLTRQLSSGALDTGLGLTPEAVRLLACDATLLPAVLGGAGQVLDVGRQRRLITGPLRRALVLRDRGCAFPGCDRPPRWCHAHHIHHWADGGTTSLANAVLLCGHHHRHLHHSDWTVHLSGDGHPEFVPPAWLDPEQLPRRNHYHRRT; this is translated from the coding sequence ATGGTCGAGGAGTTGGCGCAGGCGGATGACGTGGTCGCGGCCTGCGTCGACGCCCCCGCCTGGCCGCTCCCGGAACATGACCTGATCGCCGCGCTCGACGCCGCGCACCGTCTTCAGCAACGCCTCGCCGCCGTCACCCTCACCCTCATCCGCGAGATCGACGGCCGCGGCACCGCCCACACCCAAGGAGCCTCCTCCACCGCTGTCTGGCTCCGCGAACGCCTCCGGCTGACCGTTCCCGCCGCCCGCCGCCTGATCGACCTCGCCACCGCCCTCGACACCGGCAACCCCGGCATCCGACAAGCGCTGGCTGATGGCGCCATCAGCCAGGACCAGGCCCGGGTCATCGCCGACACTGTCGACACCGTCAGCACGTCGGCCGACGCCGTGACCGCCGACAAAGCGGTAGGTGTGCTCGTCGGCTGGGCCGCACAGTTCGACCCCACCCACCTGCGCAAGCTCGGCACCCGCATCCTCGACCACGTCGCCCCCGACATCGCCGACGCCGCCGCCCAAGCCGCCCTCGACGCCGAAGCACGCCGCGCCACCCGCGACCGCCACCTCACGTTGTCCGAGCAGACCGACGGCCGACTGCGGCTCACCGGCACCCTCGACGCCGAAACCGCCAGCCTGCTCCGCGCCGCCATCGACCCGCTGAGCGCACCCTCCGGGCCCGACGACCAGCGCTCCGCCGCGCAACGTCGCCACGACGCCCTCGCCGACCTCTGCCGGCTCACCCTGCGCACCACCGAACTACCCGAACACGGCGGCGACCCCGCGCAGATCGTCGTCACCACCAGCTACGACGGGCTGACGCGACAACTGAGCAGCGGCGCCCTCGACACCGGCCTCGGCCTCACACCCGAGGCCGTGCGTCTGCTGGCCTGCGACGCGACCCTGCTGCCCGCCGTCCTCGGCGGCGCCGGCCAGGTCCTCGACGTCGGCCGACAACGCCGCCTCATCACCGGGCCGCTACGCCGCGCCCTCGTGCTCCGCGACCGCGGGTGCGCCTTCCCCGGCTGCGACCGACCACCCCGCTGGTGCCACGCCCACCACATCCACCACTGGGCCGACGGCGGCACCACCAGCCTGGCCAACGCCGTCCTGCTCTGCGGCCACCACCACCGACACCTGCACCACAGCGACTGGACCGTCCACCTCAGTGGCGACGGCCACCCCGAATTCGTGCCGCCCGCCTGGCTCGACCCCGAACAACTCCCCCGCCGCAACCACTACCACCGACGAACGTAG
- a CDS encoding glycoside hydrolase family 27 protein: MRLNRQLTAALAVLGLGLASPMPAMAGPPHADPPQVGHGPGHPGHPGHAPAATGAEDQGAPTFFNSGLAPTPYQGWNTYFGLGGDPTEAEVRSVTDYMVNSGLRDAGYTYVWIDGNWAAPTPRNEAGNLVADPARFPGGMAALAAYIHSKGMKAGIYTDAGPYLPGQCGLGSNGHYRADIAQFAGWGFDALKADWLCGRAAGLDPETTFRELADAVRQSPRPMLLNICNPVSSDWGGGPYTPEQLSTWSYTYAPTIADSWRTYTDVGLTDPTPQWAYPWVLRNMDVNAYHPAATGPGHYNDPDYLLPMRPLPDGGYELSLDESKTQLGMWAIMAAPLVIGSDPRGLPKEMISALTNPEIIAVDQDPLVRQGVKVADTGTDAQVWSKVLAGSGKRAVALLNRHDTAQQITVNFADVALGGSVKVRDLWSRSTLDAQPGTPGEQRFTGSYTVEVPAHGVAMLGLTGTDQVAGADLGGTASASPALVRVDDTHATAFVRDASGALAVNTRSGTTWGSRWTSLGGPVGGRILGQPAAYGSADGRLDVFVRGTDNAAWQRSYVAGRWGPWRSLGGTLTDAPTVAWTNPTQWTMVARGADGKLWSRTPSAGWTGVGTPENRPFYGRPSAVVDDAGVLHVAVRSRTDEVWWSSRTGTTWSAWTNLGGTTSGSPTLLATSGRVYLFALAADNRLWQRNLADGAWGGWFRRGEFATDAFRGAPGAAAGANGSAWLTVRGVDDRVHQIVL, from the coding sequence ATGCGCCTGAACCGACAGCTGACCGCTGCCCTGGCCGTGCTCGGCCTGGGCCTGGCCAGCCCGATGCCGGCGATGGCCGGCCCACCCCACGCCGACCCACCGCAGGTCGGCCACGGGCCCGGCCATCCCGGCCATCCCGGCCACGCCCCGGCGGCTACCGGCGCGGAGGACCAGGGCGCGCCGACCTTCTTCAACAGCGGGCTCGCCCCGACGCCCTACCAGGGCTGGAACACCTACTTCGGTCTCGGTGGCGACCCCACCGAGGCCGAAGTACGGTCGGTCACCGACTACATGGTCAACAGTGGTCTGCGCGATGCCGGCTACACCTACGTCTGGATCGACGGCAACTGGGCGGCGCCCACCCCGCGCAACGAGGCCGGCAACCTCGTCGCCGACCCGGCCCGCTTCCCCGGTGGGATGGCCGCGCTGGCCGCGTACATCCACAGCAAGGGGATGAAGGCCGGCATCTACACCGACGCCGGCCCGTACCTGCCGGGACAGTGCGGGCTCGGCAGCAACGGCCACTACCGGGCGGACATCGCCCAGTTCGCCGGCTGGGGCTTCGACGCGCTGAAGGCCGACTGGCTCTGCGGCCGGGCCGCCGGCCTCGACCCGGAGACCACCTTCCGGGAGTTGGCCGACGCGGTACGCCAGTCGCCCCGGCCGATGCTGCTCAACATCTGCAACCCGGTCAGCTCGGACTGGGGCGGTGGCCCGTACACCCCGGAGCAGCTCTCCACCTGGAGCTACACGTACGCGCCCACCATCGCCGACTCCTGGCGGACCTACACCGACGTGGGGCTCACCGACCCGACCCCGCAGTGGGCGTACCCGTGGGTGCTGCGCAACATGGACGTCAACGCGTACCACCCGGCGGCCACCGGACCGGGGCACTACAACGACCCGGACTACCTGCTGCCGATGCGCCCGCTGCCCGACGGCGGGTACGAGTTGAGCCTGGACGAGTCGAAGACGCAGCTCGGCATGTGGGCCATCATGGCCGCGCCGCTGGTGATCGGCTCCGACCCGCGCGGCCTGCCGAAGGAGATGATCTCGGCGCTGACCAACCCGGAGATCATCGCGGTGGACCAGGACCCACTGGTCCGGCAGGGCGTCAAGGTCGCCGACACCGGCACCGACGCGCAGGTCTGGAGCAAGGTGCTCGCCGGATCCGGCAAGCGGGCCGTCGCGCTGCTCAACCGGCACGACACCGCCCAGCAGATCACCGTGAACTTCGCCGACGTCGCCCTCGGCGGGTCGGTGAAGGTCCGTGACCTGTGGTCCCGATCCACCCTGGACGCCCAGCCGGGCACCCCCGGCGAGCAGCGGTTCACCGGCTCGTACACCGTCGAGGTGCCGGCGCACGGGGTGGCCATGCTCGGCCTGACCGGCACCGACCAGGTCGCCGGCGCCGACCTCGGTGGCACCGCGAGCGCCAGCCCGGCGCTGGTCCGGGTGGACGACACCCACGCCACCGCCTTCGTCCGCGACGCTTCCGGTGCGCTGGCCGTCAACACCCGCTCCGGTACGACCTGGGGGAGCCGGTGGACCTCCCTCGGCGGCCCGGTCGGCGGCCGGATTCTCGGCCAGCCGGCGGCGTACGGCTCCGCCGACGGGCGGCTCGACGTCTTCGTCCGCGGCACCGACAACGCCGCCTGGCAGCGCAGTTACGTGGCCGGCAGGTGGGGACCGTGGCGCAGCCTCGGTGGCACGCTGACCGACGCGCCAACTGTGGCCTGGACCAACCCGACACAGTGGACGATGGTCGCCCGCGGCGCCGACGGCAAGCTCTGGTCGCGTACGCCGAGCGCCGGCTGGACCGGCGTCGGTACTCCCGAGAACCGGCCGTTCTACGGTCGGCCGAGCGCTGTCGTCGACGACGCCGGTGTGCTGCACGTGGCGGTCCGCAGCCGCACCGACGAGGTGTGGTGGAGCAGCCGGACCGGCACCACCTGGTCGGCCTGGACCAACCTGGGCGGCACCACCAGCGGCAGCCCGACACTGCTCGCCACCTCCGGCCGGGTGTACCTGTTCGCGCTGGCCGCCGACAACCGGCTCTGGCAGCGCAACCTGGCCGACGGGGCCTGGGGCGGCTGGTTCCGACGCGGTGAGTTCGCCACCGACGCGTTCCGGGGTGCGCCCGGGGCCGCCGCCGGTGCCAACGGCAGCGCCTGGCTGACGGTACGCGGCGTGGACGACCGGGTACACCAGATCGTTCTCTGA